A window from Centropristis striata isolate RG_2023a ecotype Rhode Island chromosome 2, C.striata_1.0, whole genome shotgun sequence encodes these proteins:
- the tox3 gene encoding TOX high mobility group box family member 3, with product MDVRFYPTAGGNSIPGEPPNLDFAHCLGYYNFNKFQNNNNYMNMAEANGALLAAGDTFHTPSLGDEEFEIPPITPPPETESGLGLSDVDSPFPVMPEPPIPHRGLLIPQFPPQSLDLPSITISRNMMDQEGVSVNNGQPVNLGPGHLRQYQPNPAMVMKSIISMNSPNGMLSRNQLTTINQSQINAQLSLNMAGPNITHTSPSPPASKSATPSPSSSINEDDQEEGNRVIGEKRPAPIDPTKKPKTPKKKKKKDPNEPQKPVSAYALFFRDTQAAIKGQNPNATFGEVSKIVASMWDGLGEEQKQVYKSKTEAAKKEYLKALAAYRASLVSKAAAESAEAQTIRSVQQTLASTSLSPGLVLPSPLNQHPSMSAASQALQQALPRAIAPKPLQMRLGGNQIVTSVTVSHQNMSSGMPPQMLGQMGAGGGMVAGAQSTAVSQMSPPMQPVQQHAMQQLQQQQQMQQHLQHHQMQQQQMHHQQIQQQMQHQHFQHHLQQQLQQHHMQQQQQQQQQQHQQQHQHQQQQQQQQQQQQHMQMQHMQMQHQLHQQQIQHLQQQQQQQQQQQQQQQHQSQCSPPQHSPGTPHSVGGSASLGSPQPAPQQQPHPSQIQAHAQVLSQVSIY from the exons TTCCAGAATAACAACAACTACATGAACATGGCGGAGGCAAACGGAGCCCTGCTCGCTGCTGGTGAT ACTTTTCATACACCAAGCTTGGGTGACGAGGAGTTTGAGATTCCTCCCATCACACCTCCACCTGAGACGGAGTCTGGTCTGGGTCTGTCGGACGTGGACTCGCCTTTCCCAGTGATGCCGGAGCCCCCAATTCCACACAGGGGTCTCTTAATCCCTCAGTTCCCCCCTCAGAGCCTGGATCTGCCCTCTATTACCATCTCACGCAACATGATGGACCAGGAAGGGGTGTCTGTCAACAATGGCCAACCTGTG AATCTCGGACCAGGCCATCTTCGCCAGTACCAACCCAACCCAGCCATGGTGATGAAGTCAATCATCAGCATGAACAGCCCCAATGGGATGTTATCGCGGAATCAGCTGACCACCATCAACCAATCCCAAATCAACGCACAGCTGAGCCTAAACATGGCAGGGCCCAACATCACCCACACCTCGCCATCACCGCCTGCCAGCAAGTCCGCTACGCCATCTCCCTCCAGCTCCATCAATGAAGACGACCAGGAAGAAGGCAACAGG GTGATTGGAGAGAAGCGACCAGCGCCCATAGATCCCACAAAGAAGCCCAAGACTccgaaaaagaagaagaagaaggatccCAATGAGCCTCAGAAGCCGGTGTCGGCTTACGCCCTGTTCTTCAGAGACACCCAGGCTGCTATTAAGGGTCAGAATCCCAACGCCACCTTTGGAGAGGTGTCCAAGATTGTGGCCTCCATGTGGGACGGTCTGGGAGAGGAGCAGAAACAG GTTTACAAAAGCAAAACAGAAGCTGCAAAGAAAGAATATTTGAAAGCCCTCGCTGCATACCGTGCTAGCCTGGTTTCAAAG GCTGCAGcagaatcagcagaggcccagACTATCCGCTCAGTACAGCAGACCCTTGCCTCCACCAGCCTGTCCCCAGGCCTGGTGCTGCCTTCACCCCTCAACCAGCATCCCTCCATGTCAGCAGCTTCCCAGGCCCTCCAACAAGCACTTCCACGGGCCATTGCCCCAAAACCGCTGCAGATGAGACTAGGGGGCAATCAGATCGTGACCTCTGTTACAGTCTCCCACCAGAACATGTCCTCCGGGATGCCTCCACAGATGCTCGGCCAGATGGGTGCTGGAGGGGGCATGGTGGCAGGTGCCCAGTCCACAGCGGTGTCTCAGATGAGCCCACCGATGCAGCCCGTGCAGCAGCATGCCATGCAGcaactccagcagcagcagcagatgcagCAGCACCTCCAGCACCatcagatgcagcagcagcagatgcaTCACCAGCAGATCCAGCAGCAGATGCAGCATCAGCATTTCCAACACcatctccagcagcagctgcagcagcatcacatgcagcagcagcagcaacagcaacagcagcaacaccaacaacaacaccaacaccaacaacagcagcagcagcagcagcagcagcaacaacacatGCAGATGCAGCACATGCAGATGCAGCATCAGCTGCATCAGCAGCAGATTCAGcatcttcagcagcagcagcagcagcaacaacagcagcagcagcagcagcagcaccagtcCCAGTGTTCCCCACCCCAGCACTCTCCTGGTACACCCCATTCAGTTGGAGGCTCTGCATCGCTCGGAAGCCCCCAACCGGCCCCACAGCAGCAACCACACCCCTCCCAAATCCAGGCCCACGCCCAGGTCCTGTCCCAAGTCAGCATTTACTGA